In the Lytechinus variegatus isolate NC3 chromosome 17, Lvar_3.0, whole genome shotgun sequence genome, TTGTTTATtcgaatcaatatagaaaaatcaaacaaaaataacgttgaagattttatgaaaatcggatgtagcaaagaaaagttatgacatttagaattttcgcttatttttcaaagaacAGTTGTATGCATAACtcagtggcatgcaaatgagaaaatcCATGATGTCCCTCAcgatttcaattttgttttatcatgcaatatttcattttatttttttcagatttagCAGCAAGGATCaagttgactgaaccataacATGTTTAAGCACTGGTATTTCCATATTTTCAGGAAAGAATAAACTTTGTTTTCACATGGCGATGATGAGAAATTTAAAGcagaatattccatatttcataaataatatacaaatgaaatagtgagtgtcaTCCTCATTAGTATGCCGCCATGATGGGCATAAtaccgttttgtgaaattaagtgattatgaatatatattcattaactTAAATTGTAATAtatcttaactttcttattttacatctgattttgatgaatctttcagtgttatgcttgttggatttttctctttttattaaaatattttgttcctGGGGATAGAGCTTCCTTTAAAAACCACTGAGGTGGTCATGTATGAACACTAATAAACCCCATATTTTCTTTGCAATGTGTACTAgtgcatttttgtttatttatcttcATCTATGTGTAATCATATTCATGTGTGCCTTTTCCTGTTCTGTTTTACGTGAATTATGTAAAACCCAAATGGAGGAACTTTTTATATGTATATCTAAGACCAATTCAATGAATCAATTTgacattgaattgaatgtacATATCGTTTGCAAACAATGAGTATGCTTGAACAGTATAGCACCTCATTCTTATATTATTCCGATAATTATGTACATGCAAAATAAATCGACGAAATACTTATACATTGTACAAAATCAGTCATACATTTCTTATAAAATGAATATCTCCTTTGTTATAAATCTCTCATAGTAAAGATGATTATTTAACACGTAAGAGAAAGATTGaaaacacgcacacacacccaaaTACAACCACATCCACAAGCACACACAAAACAATGTCATATacaattatcatattttgttattCAAATGTGCTCTTCAAGTAAATCTTCCGAAAAAAATGTTcgaaatgcccccccccaatcaaaatggaaaattaaattttgaagCCGAAACTTGTTCAAACAAAGAAGAGTCACACATTATGAATTGTGAAGAGCCACCTTAATAATTTATATAAGAATCAtttgatagtaatgataaataatgcaggaaataatagaaatattaCTAGTACGTGCTTACTACACGAACTGGCATAAGggaaatattaaatacacgcatacaaactcacacacacaatAATGTCATATacaattatcataatttgtttttcaaacatTGTGATCTTAATGTAAATCTGCCATAAAATGTACACTGAATTACTCAACAAATGTTTAAATGCCCTTCCCCCTAAATCAAAATGGGAAATGCAATTTTGAGGTCGAAATAGTGCAAACAGAGAAGAGCCAGAAACTATGAATTATGAAGAGCCAGCTTAatattcaggggcggatccaggattttgaaataggggggggggggcgccagcggcgagggagcgaagcgaccaagCGGGTGGAGGGTGTGGTAgagggatacccccctcccacggcaaggactttttcaaaaaatcatgtccaaaagtcgtattttgagagcacctttagaagaaaaatacacacttaaatcactgtaacttcatgaataaaagacatatactgactcatttaggagctggtttccagtcacacaccgtataagcggtcattcaaaacatacatttggcaaaggctcttcacttgcttgcatcgtgtgattgaaacgtcaaatttaaataatacgaaactgagacttgtaatcgataagttccgaataatccattctgtttattgtcatttgtgtatttacattatgtgtttcaaacgagaattgtttagtcgtatggcaacatgcataaaatttggttcttttttccccaaaatgcacagtaaattgttacaaactacagaaaaaatgTCCCGCTTTAGATTTAATACCGTATCCTCccattttgtcataattatattgTGTTAAGATACTGCATACTTAACtagttcatcatcattacaatgttgTGATTGCTTTCAGCTAGGTTTGTGTCTGTTCAGTggtgttgatctttttttttttgcgtaATCGCTGGTACAAATTTAGTTTCTGAAaaagagatgattttttttcatatggtgGAGCGGTAAATAGTTATTTAGTCTGCAgacttctatttcattttttcataccatCTTAGAGAAAATTGTGACTTTTTTTGGTCTGGGTTGCAAGATAATGGTTTTGCATTAGggttacggaataggaataatGTTTAGGACTTACAAATTGGCCCGTGGGTTTGGGAAAATGGGGGATTTTACGCTTGTAAAACATGAAGAAGGACCACTGAATGTGTACTAAGCGCCAATGAACCATGCCCGATGACCAATATATTGATGTTTCTGGTGCACTCTATGTATTGTTTACTATCAGCGATTTGCGCATACATATGTGAAATCCCCAAAGTTCGCAAGGTTATATTTTAGTGCCGAGTGGATTCATGAATAGCATTCTTCTGGGATATTGCTGAGCATACTTGTCGAcgattttttttcgattttgctggcaattttttttaaaagatatattgtaatcagcaaacctatagattatcaaacattaaaaatggggtaagggggggggggttaatgtcacaatttctacttttgaacaatacacaatgtgtcctcgggacgtttttccccagcacgaaagtatttttattctccacccaacccccacccccccccgtcacataaaatcttcgctccttacgctgacatatagctgcctatacacagcaaacgaggagtggggtcgactggtgattgagaatatacaattttgctccttgataataaATTcgtggaatgattgcttcggcgaaacttagttggggcgccctggataatatgcctctgaatctaccagaaagtgtaaaagttagtttacattaaatacaaatatgtctgacctatacatttcagtgaaaacatacatgaccaaggcagaatgataatgctgtgcacgtggcgcccgatatacatgtagggcttcatctttgagtgaagaataatctcgggatagacattatcattcgcatcgttgacactttctctcgcgatctgttacttacaatttacatgtatttgccataaagacggacaaacgcatgttacaaaaaacacaaaatttcgggaaaaaatgatatccaatccaacatcttcacactggtcactgcactgcaactcccaattacaagtggtgcaactttccaaccaatcgacttgcgcgccctggaattccggaatttacatattgcaatacagtatgacagaggtgcatttgtgcgaacacaaaggccatgagcgtaagttaaaatatagttttgactagatctagcccttgaaattgactacattgtaccaatccagtaaatataaccatccaaaaaaaaaaaaatccggcgaaaataggggggggggcgcccgggcgcccccctctggatccgccactgatatTCAATACTCATTCGCTAGCaatgatatatataaaaaaatgacaaaaatattattaGTACGTGCTTAAAGCACGAACTGGCATTAGTGAAACGAATAAGAGTAAAACCAGGAAAATCCGCTGCAGCGGTTTACAAAGAATTATTTACACTCTCTACTTAAAACAAACTAGATCAACACAGAACTATAAGAAAACGAGAAAAGCTCCTATATTTCCTCAAACTTTATAATGGTAATAATACACTTACTCTTAGTTTATTCTGACTTTATTGAAATTCTCTGAGCGTTTCATAACAGTGCAGTATGCAGATATGCATGTAtttaagtgggggggggggcaccttgCTCGTATTTGGACTTTTAAAAAAGTTACTATTAAACAAGTAATCATCCTTATTTCTTAAATAATTACACTCTCCTTGTTATGATTCTTCATCCTAAACAAcgcctacactgtaaaaactgtggtgttaaaactgaaacCAATTGGTGTTTATAGAGGAcaacaccctgaggtgttaaaataacaccctagagattgaacataacaccaaagagtgtaaatgtaacaaccataggtgttttAATAagacctataggtgtaaaactaacaccaccagtTTAACACCGGtataaaataactggtgtggtcctctatgtacaccggttaacaccacagtttttgctgtgtatgatgTTTTATTTAAACGAGAACATTCGgtttaaatcaaatataataagttaataaacaaacatgtatatcatgaataaaatagatatTTACACAAAATAGATTTATCCTACAATTATATTACAAAAGAAACACCAATGCCAAATATATGACTAGCCACAACCAACGATAAGGCACCAGGGAAGGTTTTCTGTAAATAACCAAAATAGTAGTTTGGCCTTCAAAAAGTAAAAGTTATAAAATTAAGTTTATTTGAAAGAGTAGCTCTTCTTCTTCACACCGTCATACTTTTAGGTTTTTttgaatttaaacaaaaaacaagaCACAAGATTTTCTTGAACACCATTTTTGCGGACTGCTTGAAAGTTTACCAAAATTGCATAGAGTACACATCTCATGCTAAAGTGTGTTAAGTGAACCCAGAATCTTAAACGCTGTGTTCTCCTCTTATTTTGAAGCTCTCATAGAATTTTGTCTTCATCCAAACATTGTGAGGGTTATTATTGATTAATTTggacaaattatatattcaattcatataaacattttctttcatttcacaaaCTTCCAAATTGTTAGTAAATACAAATCCATACAAAAATCAGTTTGTCACGAAGAATgtaaatatgtacaaaatagtTTATAGAAAAAAGGTTTATACCATAAAAAAAGACATGTGacttatcattttaaagcttatgaCTTGCCCTTTCCATTATGCTCGATAAAATTCTAAAAAATCGTTCTCGACAACTTATTGTCGATTTAGGAGTGATTGGTCACATATGGAAACTAACTTAAGTGTAAATATATTAACTATTCTAATTCTGCTGCATTTTGTGGCAAGTCAATGGAGGAAGTAAGACTCACTGGTACATCGTTTCGGTAAAAGACGGAAATAATATTCTAAGAATTTCACAACATATCATGCATGCGGtattttgcaatatttgtaCACTATTCCCCTTTTTAAGCTGtctgttttctcatttttttttctagatatccATCCATATAATTGCTCGTTTCCTGGTTCATAGAAGTTCAGAGACGGGGAAAAAGATACCACCTGGCGACTGAATCATCCAGGGTCAGGAATATCAAAGAGGTTTCGACCAGTTTTTAATAAAAGGGATCATCATTACGCATTTTATgctatcaagaaaaaaaagaaaagggggaggagaAGAAACGAGGAATTTCGATCCAGCTGTAAACTTGTCGGGTCACTTTCTCAAattatttgtttactatttatGCGGTTCACAAACATAGATAAATGATTCAAAGTTCCAAGGACAAAAAACTAAACATGTCTTTGTATGATTGCACAGTAATTGTAGATCAATTGAACAATCAACGCAAAATTGAACAACgttaaaataagcaaaatagaAATGGATACAAGACCAGCgtaataacaaaaaattgtataatatcaAGAAGTGAAATTTTGACCCCATAAACTATCACAAAAGgcattataaaaataatacagtGGCTTTACGCTTTTCAAACATGAGATATCTAAAAGATTTATGTTGGGTTATAACGGCCGAAGTGAAGCACGCTTGAGGTGTGTTCTGGAAAACTCTCCCTCTGTTGATGAGTGTTAAATCACTTCATAATTTTGCGCGACAGAAATAGGCAGAGGATCCCTCACAAACCCCGATGCAGCTTCCAATCAAGCTCGTACATTCGCCCCCGAATCTCACTTATTTACAGCAGCATATAGCGCATTGCCCCTTATCTGCTGGTAGTGAACAGCATCGTTTTGGACTTGGTCCGCTGGTAGGGTATCTCTACTGTCATTATTTTCATGGATCGAACTTTCATAGAGCGGGCTCCCGATGAGCGACTCGTTGGCTCCCTCATCTTCTCGTGGAGTCACGTTGCCACTCTGATACACGGGATTCCCGACGAAATCAGCGCTCACCTTCCCGTTCTGAACCTTGAACGCATCTGCAGCAGACGCAGAGGGCGCCCCAGCCTCAAATTTTCCCGTTTCCGGATTAGCTCGTAGATCCGCGTAATATTGGATATCCGGTTGAGACTTTTCGGACTTCTTGGGTTTCCTGTGAAGTGACAATGACAAAATTAACATGAGAAGTTCTGGAATGATTAACAAGAAAACACGGAAAATTATTTTGCAACATTGAAACGGTGGACAAGCAGTTGGTATGCCGCTGTAGATGTGGACTAATTATTAGCCTATGGATAGCATGAACGTTTCAAATTTTCTAAAGTATACCTATTTAAATTGCTTTACTTTTTTCGAATTTAAGATGTCCTTTGCATCGTTTAAATTTATAGACGTCGAAACGAAAATCTCATAATTTAATGTAGCTACTGATCCCTTAAAACAAAGCACTATGAGGCGATGTGTTGTCCGTATTATTCCTTTTATCTTATGTCGCCATTTTCCTGCTTTCTCTGTGCGATCAAGTCAAATAGGAAGAGCCTAATcgcatctggggcccgttgcagaaagagttgcaatcaatcgaaACTCTAAAATTCATGCGCAAcgtgattttcaaccaatcaacagcgcgcattcaggacttgcgattgatttttttgacttgcgtttaaacgcaactctttctgcaacggatcCCTGAAGTGATACATCATTGAGAGGAATATCTTCGAAAGCCCATCTGATATCTGGCATGTTCTAGTACGACCACTCCACATAacattaaatcaatgaaaagaaaataatgataataaaaataacaacaatgataatgataataacaataataatgataataataataatgataataatgataataatgacaataacaataataataataatgataataaaagaaataatcattatgatgataggcatttatatagcaccatctatctagaaataatctattccgagtTGCAGtacttatgattattatcattattccagtttaagctcgagctgcctttcagcgctcagtgcattcaaggtattacttcctgccgggtacccattcacctcacctcgGATGAGTGCAGTGCaatgtggacaaatttcttgctgaagaaaataaCGCCATGGccgggattcaaacccacgaccctctgtttcaaagtcagaagactaatccactgggccacagcgCTCCAAGATACATGTACCATCTACTACAGAAAACATAAAAGTCAACAGAGCTCCCAAGGCATCTTGCCAGATCTCTGACCCTTCTCCTACAGCGTTATCAGATCCCGTTTTGAGGGCTACATTATGAACCGGCCATAATATATTGTAAACGACATTGAAGCATGAGTTCTTCCTACCTTTTGCGATAGACGAAAGCCACTATCAAGACTATGACGATTATAACCAACAAGGCAGAAATAGTTGCTACGACAGGAATAAGCCAGGAatctaaaaaaaggaaaaatatttatGCAAAGAATAAAAACGTTATTTTTTCTACCACCAACACAATACTCCTAGTAGTCGCTTCTATTACATGATAATACATGGGAATAATACTTGGTTCTATTCTAATGAAAAACATCAGTTTATTTTTCTCACTTTCTGCTTTTCTCAAAAGGAAATTGGAATTCATTCCATCTTCAATTCAGTTTGTGAATGAATTCCGGGGGCCGTTTCACAAAGCTCTTCGTTAGTAAAGAGCGACTTccagaacgactggtgatcctttcctacactctaaaccatcgccaatcaacattttgcatgttttggCGTGTATCATTTaccgcaagaaaggatcaccagtcgttcttaaagtcgctcttaacttacgaacagctttatgaaacacccaaccAATCTGCAACTTTATATGGTATACTAACCATCATCTGCTGATGTTGTTTCTCCTGTAGGTACGGTAACCGTTTCATCAACTGGTGTCTCGATGGTACCTTGAAAAATGAGAAATTATtcagttgccatggttactTTTTTCATCGTTCTCTACCATGCTAGTTATAGTAAACAGCAATGCATAAGAAACATAAACAGCGTTTTAATGTGTAAGACTGCTAAAAACAATGTCGACCCGTGTCAGAGCCACCCAAGATCAAATGAACCACACTCAGTAGCGTGATgcaccccacccccaaaaaagagagGGCTGTTGGAATAGTGCAAATTCCTAATAAATTCGAGATTCTATGTTTTATAAAAATGGTTTTCATATCATTCTCATAAGATAttgtcacattttacaccatcATCGCACCTTTTCTTTCGATTTCGGGGACTCCATTACCCACCAATCCCCCTCCTGTACGCCCGCCAATGACCACACTTATGGCTTACCTGTAGTCGTGGATTCCATTGTCACGAtaactgttgttgttgttgttgttagtggtggtggtgttgtcGGAATTTCTGTGAAATATCAACATTTACAATGTTTATTGATAGGATTTTTAACGTGTTCCGcaaatagcagggcccgctgggagaacagttttttcGAACTGAAGTGGATACCTtaggtaaatatgccgctattattattattattaagtataATTTCGCCATTGGAACAAAAAAGTCAccttttcataacaaaatatatctaCCGTACGTTGCAAAGAGGAAATATTGGCTATTTCTTGAATATTAACGAATAAAATAGAACCGTCCCAATTAACAAGCCTTTCTTTGCAGTCATAAACAGAGTCGCAGCTGACGATCGTCTgtacatatttgtatttttaaatgacGTTGGCTCGTCTGATTTCCTATTAGAAACACACGCTTTCATTCGGCGggtacattaattttgtttcgaACCAGGCCACCATAACACCATGGAAACTGACGTCATCGTTCGGTACTCTATATCAATGCAAGTAAAAGACGGCTGCCAGCTAGACTTACCTGTATATATTAATTCATAAATCTCAATGTTGTCTAGTCTGATGAGTGGTGGGACGTCCCGTTGTGTTGCATTAAAGATTATCTAagaaaatgtaatggaaaaagGTTTACTTTAATAGCATTTGTGTCGAAGAATTTCGAAGAAACCTGCGAGGGGGCGAAGCGATCAGCgcattttgttttgtcattGTATTAATGCAAACATATGTCATTTTGTGATgtattttaacataatatttagaTAACTATTTGATAGTTCAACCTTTCCATTCTTGTTTATtcatttctcccttttttaATGTCGTGGGGTCGATAGCTTCCAGCCCCCATAGAATATAATATACAATACTCTTTATGTGATAAAAATGTCATGGGAAATTATCAAATGCAAAGGATTTATCTTCAATTTTTCtcacatgataatgatgatgatgatttttttttgcgggAGTTTTTACATTTCCTTTTTCATAAATCAATGATTAATTTAACATATTCAAATTATaacaaagatataaatgaaaacaagacTGATAATGAAATTATACATAACGCATGTGATGAAGTAAGTTGAGTaaaacactactactacttttactactactactactactgctactactactactactactacaactactactactactactaccactactagtGGCGTACCGTgatcacggcatgggggggcaccagcaaaaatttcgggtcacttaggtagcgcgcgaagcgcgctcagttgtcaggtatactgacctaatagagagattttaaggacatgcagtgccatcaaacggatatgtatctcactgattaaatgatgcgagcgcgaagcgcgagctgaaaatttttgatattgagggctaaaaagtgacattataagcgaattgttttgtaatcatgatacttaactgtctcgctaaacaaacaatgcgagtgcgaagcgcgagctaaaatttttgtatatactgaccctaaacaagaaaattttaaggattttattctagaatccattaagagtataaatatctcaccatagtcatctaatgctattgccatcctttgctgattttgttagaattacatctaaacacagtcatgaagcaccttttgtagtcatgtaataatgattatcatacgcatcttactaatcaaatactgcatgcaagcgcaaaagcgcgagctgaaaattgaggaaatatagacctgaagaggggcattctaagggttgtttgtaggaattctctaagaccctacgtatttgactaaccatatggtgcgagcgcgaagcgcgagctgaaatttttgtatatattgaccacaaacatggatattttaaggactataattacgaatccattaagtcagagtatacatatctcaccattttgtatttgtatttatttagacAAGTAAAACATACAAAGTAAAACATGTCAAGGGATACaaaaaaaggtttgaaaaaCCCGTACAAGTTTGGATCCCAAATATAAAGTAATATCaagataaaaacataaattaaaCAATCGGAAAAGTAAAATGTGAATTACCATAGAAAAGGACatagaaatcaataaaaatatttaaaaatgtgatataagaaccaaataataaaatatggataagataacataatataacaagtataataaaatataatacaataaaaaaattgatgaaaaatctTTATGAGTTGTGGTGTGATTCaaaattatacataataagtaaagaatgataataattagtTGTGAGGCATCATCATAGAAaggaaaagtgaaattatttaGTATCATAGAAATTACATAAGAAGGTGAGCCTTGAGTAGGTTTTTAAAAGTCGAGATAGATGTGCTATTTGTTACATTACTAGGGAGCATGTTCCAATCTTTGGAGGTTCTAACATAAAAAGAGTTTTTGAAGTAATCTGTTTTTGCAAAGGGCGTGATTACCTTCTTATCGTGATCGTTTCTACCTATTCTGTGGGCTACTTTAATCATTACATTGACATGAGCTAAATTATTAGTGAGCTTATAAAACATAACAAGTCTATGGTACTTTCGTCTTGTTTCCAAAGTTGgcatattcaaattttgtaaaaGTACGTTGTAACTTGTTTGCCAATCCCGGCACATCATTCTCACGTATCTATTCTGTATACGCTCGAGTAATTTTATATGGGCTGCCCGATACGGGTCCCATGCTATACAGCAATACTCTAAGCATGGTCGAATGAGTGACTCGTAAAGGGTCTTAAAAACTGATCTTTGACAGTTCATAAAGTTTCTTTTTACAATACCGataat is a window encoding:
- the LOC121431461 gene encoding uncharacterized protein LOC121431461 yields the protein MELLNWRIFVFVVGFFTLSAASEPDWSCDFTADDCGIIQLQGNWTVVLSNGNEMIDVDVSSSMRDDVFAFSIPYNFTSQVGNISFDYLIAGVETVFRVMACRGRSEAVREIQITGSEPLMGSMLIPYSCASVQDVQIIFNATQRDVPPLIRLDNIEIYELIYTEIPTTPPPLTTTTTTVIVTMESTTTGTIETPVDETVTVPTGETTSADDDSWLIPVVATISALLVIIVIVLIVAFVYRKRKPKKSEKSQPDIQYYADLRANPETGKFEAGAPSASAADAFKVQNGKVSADFVGNPVYQSGNVTPREDEGANESLIGSPLYESSIHENNDSRDTLPADQVQNDAVHYQQIRGNALYAAVNK